GGCCAAGAAGTCTTCGCGGCGGAAGCGGAGGCTGGGGCAACTGGTGCTGGTAAACCCCTCGGACCAAAGCCACGTACGCCGGCTGCTACCGTACAGCTAGACTATCAGAATGAGGAGTGATGGGTC
This genomic window from Clostridia bacterium contains:
- the rpmI gene encoding 50S ribosomal protein L35; translation: MPKMKTHRGAAKRFRYTGAGRIRRAKAYKSHLLAKKSSRRKRRLGQLVLVNPSDQSHVRRLLPYS